A single Musa acuminata AAA Group cultivar baxijiao chromosome BXJ2-1, Cavendish_Baxijiao_AAA, whole genome shotgun sequence DNA region contains:
- the LOC135598325 gene encoding uncharacterized protein LOC135598325 yields the protein MGGVTSKCSYAKHRKKTKELRAKVLALEEEIKEMKRVREHEARAFERHAAAFASKEAEWEQERRKHREEASKLGKRLKEEEDRIRCLEEEMAAGRGDKEWFRLGTDYLVEHMKEEQARREEAVEKWKQLYLAIKTELDDLIQRTRQGERLYLGDEEGGTIERLQKEVKAKEETAETLRSRVDEMEKEACKRDREIDILRQSLRILSNKKRGRIGKNQLRDLH from the exons ATGGGCGGTGTCACCAGCAAGTGCTCCTACGCCAAGCACCGCAAGAAGACCAAGGAACTGCGGGCCAAAGTCCTGGCTCTGGAGGAAGAGATCAAGGAGATGAAGCGGGTGAGGGAGCACGAGGCTCGTGCCTTCGAGCGCCACGCGGCGGCCTTCGCGTCCAAGGAGGCGGAGTGGGAGCAGGAGAGGAGGAAGCACAGGGAGGAGGCGAGCAAGCTGGGGAAGCGgctcaaggaggaggaggaccggATCCGATGTTTGGAGGAGGAGATGGCCGCCGGCCGCGGCGACAAGGAGTGGTTCCGCCTCGGCACCGACTACCTCGTCGAGCACATGAAGGAGGAGCAGGCGCGGCGCGAGGAGGCGGTGGAGAAGTGGAAGCAGCTCTATCTCGCCATCAAAACCGAGCTTGAcgatctcatccaaagaactcgACAAG GGGAGAGGCTCTACCTGGGGGATGAGGAAGGCGGCACGATCGAGCGGCTACAGAAGGAGGTGAAAGCCAAGGAGGAGACGGCGGAGACGTTGAGATCACGCGTCGATGAGATGGAAAAGGAGGCGTGCAAGAGAGACCGAGAGATCGACATCTTGAGGCAGAGCCTGAGGATTCTGAGCAACAAGAAGAGGGGACGCATTGGGAAGAACCAACTCAGAGACTTGCATTGA
- the LOC103988868 gene encoding protein neprosin: protein MEVERRRRRRRIGERDCSCACTTMSSSYICPLAFSLLFLLLSCCDEMIGTSASNYTTLRLARIQRHLERINKPAAKTIQSPDGDIIDCVPRHKQPALDHPLLSDHKIQRGAPQRPKFKVERAPRNYSASDAPRRAWQAWHHVGHCPRGTVPIRRSSVDDVLRAKSLFHFGKKQMRVPLARKVDAPDVVSGNGHEHAIAYTVNNQEVYGAKATMNVWDPSVQAENEFSLSQIWILSGSFDGADLNSIEAGWQVSPELYGDSRPRLFTYWTSDAYRATGCYNLLCAGFIQTNNRIAIGAAISPVSSPGSSQYDITILVWKDPKLGNWWMSFGESMLVGYWPAELFTHLSDRATMVEWGGEVVNMRPNGEHTSTQMGSGRFAGSGFGKASYFRNLEVVDADNSLVSAQAITTLAENTKCYDIRSFSNADWGTYFYFGGPGNNPQCP, encoded by the exons ATGGAGgttgaaaggaggaggaggaggaggaggataggaGAGAGAGATTGTTCTTGTGCTTGCACCACCATGTCTTCTTCTTATATTTGCCCTCTtgctttctctcttctttttcttctcctttcttGCTGCGACGAGATGATCGGCACCTCGGCCTCCAACTACACGACGCTTAGGTTAGCAAGGATTCAAAGGCACTTGGAGAGAATCAACAAGCCTGCAGCGAAAACCATACAA AGCCCGGATGGAGATATCATCGACTGCGTTCCCCGGCACAAGCAACCGGCTCTCGACCATCCCCTTCTAAGCGATCACAAGATCCAG AGAGGAGCCCCACAGAGGCCGAAGTTCAAGGTCGAGAGGGCTCCCAGAAATTACAGTGCGAGTGATGCACCGCGAAGGGCATGGCAAGCATGGCACCACGTCGGCCATTGCCCCAGGGGGACCGTTCCCATACGGAGGAGCTCCGTCGATGATGTCCTGAGAGCCAAGTCTCTGTTCCACTTCGGCAAGAAGCAGATGCGAGTTCCTCTCGCCAGGAAAGTAGATGCACCAGATGTGGTCAGTGGCAATGGCCATGAG caTGCAATAGCTTACACTGTGAACAACCAAGAGGTGTATGGGGCCAAAGCTACGATGAACGTATGGGATCCCTCCGTCCAAGCGGAGAACGAGTTCAGCCTCTCCCAGATTTGGATTCTCTCGGGATCATTCGACGGCGCAGATCTCAACAGCATCGAAGCTGGCTGGCAG GTCAGCCCTGAGCTCTATGGAGACAGCAGACCGAGGCTGTTCACATACTGGACG AGTGATGCGTACCGAGCAACAGGCTGCTACAATCTCCTCTGCGCAGGATTCATACAGACGAACAACAGGATCGCCATCGGAGCAGCCATATCGCCGGTATCGTCCCCTGGAAGCAGCCAATACGACATCACCATCCTCGTATGGAAG GATCCGAAGCTGGGGAACTGGTGGATGAGCTTCGGTGAGAGCATGCTGGTGGGGTACTGGCCGGCGGAGCTATTCACGCACCTCTCCGACCGCGCCACCATGGTGGAGTGGGGAGGGGAGGTGGTGAACATGAGGCCCAACGGCGAGCACACCTCGACGCAGATGGGGTCGGGCCGCTTCGCCGGGTCCGGGTTCGGGAAGGCGAGCTACTTCCGCAACCTGGAGGTCGTCGACGCCGACAACAGCCTGGTCTCAGCTCAGGCCATAACGACGCTGGCGGAGAACACCAAGTGCTACGACATCAGGAGCTTCTCCAACGCCGACTGGGGCACGTACTTCTACTTCGGCGGGCCAGGGAACAACCCCCAGTGCCCTTGA
- the LOC135597986 gene encoding late embryogenesis abundant protein 29-like, whose product MSSSQMFQSGKAHGEGEAQAGQWTRSVQDAASSVRDMASDTMQSAKESQQHAAGFLQQTGVQVKQMAQDAAGAVKNAVGMGNADAGSGGGGATTTTSTNTNQAPQDLLL is encoded by the exons ATGTCGAGCAGCCAGATGTTCCAGTCCGGGAAAGCCCACGGCGAGGGAgag GCGCAGGCTGGCCAGTGGACCCGGTCGGTCCAGGACGCCGCCAGCTCCGTCCGCGACATGGCGTCGGACACAATGCAGTCCGCCAAGGAGAGCCAGCAGCACGCCGCCGGCTTCCTGCAGCAG ACTGGGGTACAAGTGAAGCAGATGGCGCAGGACGCGGCGGGAGCCGTGAAGAACGCAGTGGGAATGGGGAACGCCGACGCtggaagcggcggcggcggcgccaccaccaccaccagcaccAACACTAACCAGGCCCCTCAGGATCTGCTGTTATAG